A stretch of Episyrphus balteatus chromosome 2, idEpiBalt1.1, whole genome shotgun sequence DNA encodes these proteins:
- the LOC129909634 gene encoding ran-binding protein 16 isoform X3, whose protein sequence is MQEIHQLEILCKQLYEATDSVIRSEAEKALVAFVSSQDALPKCQMLLDRADSSYAQLLAATTLTKLIQGLNLEQRIDIRSYILNYLATRPNLQNFVVQALVTLLAKITKYGWFDTYKNEYIFQNILEDVKKFLQQGSSEHCTIGVQILSQLVCEMNSIVEADVNLSFSKNRKIATSFRDQQLYDIFLLSCSLLVTARDNSKSLNFMDESQQALISHVLRLTKNCLSFDFIGSSTDESSDDMNSVQIPTSWRPAFLDSNTLKLFFDLYQILPNGLASYSLSCLVQMTSVRRSLFNNQERTKFLTHLLEGVKNILTNLHGLSDPDNYHEFCRLLARLKSNYQLGELITVECYPEAIQLIAKFTVQSLQMWQFAPNSVHYLLTLWQRMVASVPYVKSPEPHLLGTYTPEVTKAYITSRLEAVPVIVRDNLEDPLDDLCMVQQQLEQLSVIERCEYDKTCTLLVQHFDQKAREYQELLQSQSPNPMDVTIHELQLTWLVYIIGSAIVGRLSFNSNDEQDTMDGELVIRVLQLMGLTDNRLPQAGCEKLELAILSFLEQVRKMHICEQAQKAHVYKRLSEVFGLSDEQMLLSLINRKIITNLKYWGRSEPIITKTLMLLSELSVNFNSLRKLAKLEEIQFMLTHHTSEHFPFLGTNSSLSEMRCRTMFYTSLGRLLMFDLGEDEERFYNFLTPLTNQFESLGSVLMDGNSFPNEEAKKAIIGLARDLRGLALPLNAIAPYTMLFEWIYPDYIPILIRAVELWAHDPAVTTPVLKLFAELVHCRTQRLQGNVSSPMGILLFREASKLICIYGNRSLHLDVPRDQQYPMKLKGISICFHILKNALSGNYVNFGVFKLYRDDTLDNVLSIAAKLIMSIQQNDLLEYPKLASSYYNLLNCLSQDHITFLASLEPRAFIYILESLSKGLTALDSTIFICCCSILDCVVSYIFKQLQIKVSTFPNKKLRNITPENSQFLEVVEMNSEILQGIMSTLLNMVMSEDCKNQWSMSRPLLVLILLYEDYFRSLKENIIRSQPIDKQQTMAQWFDGLMDGIERNVANKNRERFTQNLSLFRRDVVHLPKVSSFNPGSSLIDDYS, encoded by the exons ATGCAG GAAATTCATCAGCTTGAGATTTTATGCAAGCAATTGTACGAAGCAACTGATTCAGTAATTCGTTCGGAAGCTGAAAAGGCCCTTGTTGCATTTGTTAGTAGCCAAGATGCCCTACCTAAATGTCAAATGCTTTTGGATCGAGCCGATTCAAGTTATGCACAACTTTTAGCTGCAACAACTTTAACCAAATTGATACAAGGTCTCAATTTGGAACAAAGAATCGATATAAG GAGTTACATTTTGAATTATCTTGCCACCCGcccaaatttgcaaaattttgttgtaCAAGCACTTGTCACGTTATTggctaaaataacaaaatacggcTGGTTTGATACCTAtaaaaatgaatatatttttcaaaatatccttGAAGATGTGAAGAAATTTCTCCAG CAAGGCTCATCTGAGCACTGTACAATTGGAGTACAAATTCTGTCGCAACTTGTGTGCGAAATGAATTCAATTGTTGAGGCAGATGTTAATTTGTCATTTTCAAAGAATCGCAAAATCGCCACATCTTTCCGTGACCAGCAGTTGTACGATATTTTCCTGTTGTCCTGTTCGCTTTTGGTAACAGCAAGAGACAAcagcaaaagtttaaattttatggATGAGTCCCAGCAAGC TCTTATTTCACATGTTTTGCGATTGACTAAGAATTGCTTGAGCTTTGATTTTATTGGAAGCTCCACTGATGAGTCTTCGGATGATATGAACAGTGTTCAA ATTCCTACTTCCTGGAGACCAGCATTTCTTGACTCCAATACtttgaagttattttttgaTCTCTATCAGATTCTACCAAATGGATTGGCAAGCTATTCGTTGTCTTGTTTAGTGcag atgACTTCAGTTCGTCGATCTTTATTTAACAATCAAGAacgtacaaaatttttaactcatctTCTCGAAGGCGTTAAGAATATTCTGACAAATTTACAT GGTCTTAGTGATCCAGATAATTATCACGAATTCTGCAGACTTCTTGCTCGTCTTAAATCGAACTACCAGCTGGGAGAACTCATTACAGTAGAATGTTATCCAGAAGCTATTCAGTTGATAGCAAAGTTCACTGTACAATCGTTGCAG ATGTGGCAATTCGCTCCAAATAGTGTACATTACCTGTTAACTTTATGGCAACGAATGGTCGCCTCTGTACCGTATGTTAAATCACCCGAACCCCATTTGCTTGGTACATATACACCCGAAGTAACCAAAGCGTACATAACTTCCCGATTGGAAGCTGTACCTGTGATTGTAAGAGACAACCTAGAAGATCCCCTCGACGACCTGTGTATGGTACAACAACAACTCGAGCAATTGTCGGTCATTGAACGTTGTGAATATGACAAAACCTGCACACTGTTAGTTCAACATTTTGACCAAAAGGCCCGAGAATATCAAGAATTGTTACAAAGTCAGTCACCTAATCCAATGGATGTTACCATTCATGAATTACAATTGACTTGGCTTGTGTATATCATTGGCTCGGCTATTGTAGGAAGATTGTCTTTTAATTCGAACGATGAACAAGATACTATGGATGGGGAACTTGTAATACgg gtaCTGCAACTAATGGGTCTCACAGATAATAGATTACCACAAGCCGGCTGTGAAAAACTCGAGTTGGCAATTCTTAGTTTCCTTGAACAAGTCCGTAAGATGCATATATGTGAACAAGCGCAAAAAGCGCACGTCTACAAAAGACTGTCTGAAGTATTTGGTTTAAGTGATGAACAGATGCTCTTGAGtttgataaatagaaaaat aattacaaatttaaaatactgGGGCCGTTCGGAGCCAATTATAACAAAGACCCTAATGTTGCTGTCAGAGCTATCTGTGAATTTTAATTCTCTCCGTAAATTGGCCAAGTTGGAGGAGATTCAATTTATGTTAACGCATCACACG AGCGAACACTTTCCATTTCTTGGTACAAATTCATCATTAAGCGAAATGCGCTGTCGAACAATGTTCTACACATCGCTCGGAAGGCTGTTGATGTTCGATCTTGGCGAGGATGAAGAGCGTTTCTATAATTTCCTGACACCACTTACCA aTCAATTCGAATCACTTGGATCGGTACTCATGGATGGGAATAGTTTTCCAAATGAAGAAGCGAAAAAGGCAATAATTGGATTGGCACGTGATCTTCGTGGTCTTGCATTGCCATTGAATGCTATAGCTCCGTACACAATGCTCTTCGAAtggat tTATCCAGATTATATTCCAATACTAATACGTGCCGTTGAATTGTGGGCACACGATCCAGCTGTTACAACACCAGTACTGAAACTTTTCGCTGAACTTGTGCATTGTCGAACACAACGTTTGCAAGGCAATGTTTCTAGTCCAATGGGAATTTTACTATTTCGAGAGGCCTCTAAACTCATTTGCATATACGGCAATAGGAGTCTTCATTTGGATGTGCCGCGAGATCAGCAATATCCAATGAAATTAAAAGGCATTTCCATATGTTTCCATATACTGAAGAATGCTCTAAGTGGGAATTACGTGAATTTCGGAGTGTTTAAATTATATCGTGATGATACATTGGACAATGTTTTAAGTATTGCTGCAAAATTAATCATGTCTATTCAGCAAAATGATTTGTTG gaaTATCCAAAACTTGCTTCGTCGTACTATAACCTTCTCAACTGCTTGTCGCAAGATCATATTACATTTTTGGCTTCATTGGAGCCACgagcatttatttatattttagaaaGTCTGTCAAAGGGACTAACGGCACTAG ATTCCACCATTTTTATATGCTGCTGTTCAATATTGGACTGTGTTGTGTCATATATATTTAAGCAGCTGCAAATTAAAG TTTCGACATTCCCCAACAAAAAACTCCGTAATATTACACCGGAGAACTCACAGTTCCTTGAG GTAGTTGAGATGAATTCTGAAATTCTTCAGGGCATAATGTCAACGCTGCTAAATATGGTTATGTCAGAAGACTGCAAGAATCAATGGTCTATGTCCCGTCCGCTCTTAGTACTCATTTTGCTATATGAAGACTATTTTag atcacttaaagaaaatattattcgatCGCAACCCATCGATAAGCAACAGACAATGGCACAGTGGTTTGATGGACTGATGGATGGCATTGAACGAAATGTTGCGAACAAAAATCGAGAAAG atTTACTCAAAACTTATCATTGTTCCGACGCGATGTGGTTCACCTACCGAAGGTTTCAAGTTTTAATCCTGGTTCGTCTCTTATTGATGATTATTCATAA
- the LOC129909634 gene encoding ran-binding protein 16 isoform X1 produces the protein MQEIHQLEILCKQLYEATDSVIRSEAEKALVAFVSSQDALPKCQMLLDRADSSYAQLLAATTLTKLIQGLNLEQRIDIRSYILNYLATRPNLQNFVVQALVTLLAKITKYGWFDTYKNEYIFQNILEDVKKFLQQGSSEHCTIGVQILSQLVCEMNSIVEADVNLSFSKNRKIATSFRDQQLYDIFLLSCSLLVTARDNSKSLNFMDESQQALISHVLRLTKNCLSFDFIGSSTDESSDDMNSVQIPTSWRPAFLDSNTLKLFFDLYQILPNGLASYSLSCLVQMTSVRRSLFNNQERTKFLTHLLEGVKNILTNLHGLSDPDNYHEFCRLLARLKSNYQLGELITVECYPEAIQLIAKFTVQSLQMWQFAPNSVHYLLTLWQRMVASVPYVKSPEPHLLGTYTPEVTKAYITSRLEAVPVIVRDNLEDPLDDLCMVQQQLEQLSVIERCEYDKTCTLLVQHFDQKAREYQELLQSQSPNPMDVTIHELQLTWLVYIIGSAIVGRLSFNSNDEQDTMDGELVIRVLQLMGLTDNRLPQAGCEKLELAILSFLEQVRKMHICEQAQKAHVYKRLSEVFGLSDEQMLLSLINRKIITNLKYWGRSEPIITKTLMLLSELSVNFNSLRKLAKLEEIQFMLTHHTSEHFPFLGTNSSLSEMRCRTMFYTSLGRLLMFDLGEDEERFYNFLTPLTNQFESLGSVLMDGNSFPNEEAKKAIIGLARDLRGLALPLNAIAPYTMLFEWIYPDYIPILIRAVELWAHDPAVTTPVLKLFAELVHCRTQRLQGNVSSPMGILLFREASKLICIYGNRSLHLDVPRDQQYPMKLKGISICFHILKNALSGNYVNFGVFKLYRDDTLDNVLSIAAKLIMSIQQNDLLEYPKLASSYYNLLNCLSQDHITFLASLEPRAFIYILESLSKGLTALDSTIFICCCSILDCVVSYIFKQLQIKVSTFPNKKLRNITPENSQFLEVVEMNSEILQGIMSTLLNMVMSEDCKNQWSMSRPLLVLILLYEDYFRSLKENIIRSQPIDKQQTMAQWFDGLMDGIERNVANKNRERFTQNLSLFRRDVVHLPKVSSFNPENANEKFLSDDLLTTDAVEIEYMKG, from the exons ATGCAG GAAATTCATCAGCTTGAGATTTTATGCAAGCAATTGTACGAAGCAACTGATTCAGTAATTCGTTCGGAAGCTGAAAAGGCCCTTGTTGCATTTGTTAGTAGCCAAGATGCCCTACCTAAATGTCAAATGCTTTTGGATCGAGCCGATTCAAGTTATGCACAACTTTTAGCTGCAACAACTTTAACCAAATTGATACAAGGTCTCAATTTGGAACAAAGAATCGATATAAG GAGTTACATTTTGAATTATCTTGCCACCCGcccaaatttgcaaaattttgttgtaCAAGCACTTGTCACGTTATTggctaaaataacaaaatacggcTGGTTTGATACCTAtaaaaatgaatatatttttcaaaatatccttGAAGATGTGAAGAAATTTCTCCAG CAAGGCTCATCTGAGCACTGTACAATTGGAGTACAAATTCTGTCGCAACTTGTGTGCGAAATGAATTCAATTGTTGAGGCAGATGTTAATTTGTCATTTTCAAAGAATCGCAAAATCGCCACATCTTTCCGTGACCAGCAGTTGTACGATATTTTCCTGTTGTCCTGTTCGCTTTTGGTAACAGCAAGAGACAAcagcaaaagtttaaattttatggATGAGTCCCAGCAAGC TCTTATTTCACATGTTTTGCGATTGACTAAGAATTGCTTGAGCTTTGATTTTATTGGAAGCTCCACTGATGAGTCTTCGGATGATATGAACAGTGTTCAA ATTCCTACTTCCTGGAGACCAGCATTTCTTGACTCCAATACtttgaagttattttttgaTCTCTATCAGATTCTACCAAATGGATTGGCAAGCTATTCGTTGTCTTGTTTAGTGcag atgACTTCAGTTCGTCGATCTTTATTTAACAATCAAGAacgtacaaaatttttaactcatctTCTCGAAGGCGTTAAGAATATTCTGACAAATTTACAT GGTCTTAGTGATCCAGATAATTATCACGAATTCTGCAGACTTCTTGCTCGTCTTAAATCGAACTACCAGCTGGGAGAACTCATTACAGTAGAATGTTATCCAGAAGCTATTCAGTTGATAGCAAAGTTCACTGTACAATCGTTGCAG ATGTGGCAATTCGCTCCAAATAGTGTACATTACCTGTTAACTTTATGGCAACGAATGGTCGCCTCTGTACCGTATGTTAAATCACCCGAACCCCATTTGCTTGGTACATATACACCCGAAGTAACCAAAGCGTACATAACTTCCCGATTGGAAGCTGTACCTGTGATTGTAAGAGACAACCTAGAAGATCCCCTCGACGACCTGTGTATGGTACAACAACAACTCGAGCAATTGTCGGTCATTGAACGTTGTGAATATGACAAAACCTGCACACTGTTAGTTCAACATTTTGACCAAAAGGCCCGAGAATATCAAGAATTGTTACAAAGTCAGTCACCTAATCCAATGGATGTTACCATTCATGAATTACAATTGACTTGGCTTGTGTATATCATTGGCTCGGCTATTGTAGGAAGATTGTCTTTTAATTCGAACGATGAACAAGATACTATGGATGGGGAACTTGTAATACgg gtaCTGCAACTAATGGGTCTCACAGATAATAGATTACCACAAGCCGGCTGTGAAAAACTCGAGTTGGCAATTCTTAGTTTCCTTGAACAAGTCCGTAAGATGCATATATGTGAACAAGCGCAAAAAGCGCACGTCTACAAAAGACTGTCTGAAGTATTTGGTTTAAGTGATGAACAGATGCTCTTGAGtttgataaatagaaaaat aattacaaatttaaaatactgGGGCCGTTCGGAGCCAATTATAACAAAGACCCTAATGTTGCTGTCAGAGCTATCTGTGAATTTTAATTCTCTCCGTAAATTGGCCAAGTTGGAGGAGATTCAATTTATGTTAACGCATCACACG AGCGAACACTTTCCATTTCTTGGTACAAATTCATCATTAAGCGAAATGCGCTGTCGAACAATGTTCTACACATCGCTCGGAAGGCTGTTGATGTTCGATCTTGGCGAGGATGAAGAGCGTTTCTATAATTTCCTGACACCACTTACCA aTCAATTCGAATCACTTGGATCGGTACTCATGGATGGGAATAGTTTTCCAAATGAAGAAGCGAAAAAGGCAATAATTGGATTGGCACGTGATCTTCGTGGTCTTGCATTGCCATTGAATGCTATAGCTCCGTACACAATGCTCTTCGAAtggat tTATCCAGATTATATTCCAATACTAATACGTGCCGTTGAATTGTGGGCACACGATCCAGCTGTTACAACACCAGTACTGAAACTTTTCGCTGAACTTGTGCATTGTCGAACACAACGTTTGCAAGGCAATGTTTCTAGTCCAATGGGAATTTTACTATTTCGAGAGGCCTCTAAACTCATTTGCATATACGGCAATAGGAGTCTTCATTTGGATGTGCCGCGAGATCAGCAATATCCAATGAAATTAAAAGGCATTTCCATATGTTTCCATATACTGAAGAATGCTCTAAGTGGGAATTACGTGAATTTCGGAGTGTTTAAATTATATCGTGATGATACATTGGACAATGTTTTAAGTATTGCTGCAAAATTAATCATGTCTATTCAGCAAAATGATTTGTTG gaaTATCCAAAACTTGCTTCGTCGTACTATAACCTTCTCAACTGCTTGTCGCAAGATCATATTACATTTTTGGCTTCATTGGAGCCACgagcatttatttatattttagaaaGTCTGTCAAAGGGACTAACGGCACTAG ATTCCACCATTTTTATATGCTGCTGTTCAATATTGGACTGTGTTGTGTCATATATATTTAAGCAGCTGCAAATTAAAG TTTCGACATTCCCCAACAAAAAACTCCGTAATATTACACCGGAGAACTCACAGTTCCTTGAG GTAGTTGAGATGAATTCTGAAATTCTTCAGGGCATAATGTCAACGCTGCTAAATATGGTTATGTCAGAAGACTGCAAGAATCAATGGTCTATGTCCCGTCCGCTCTTAGTACTCATTTTGCTATATGAAGACTATTTTag atcacttaaagaaaatattattcgatCGCAACCCATCGATAAGCAACAGACAATGGCACAGTGGTTTGATGGACTGATGGATGGCATTGAACGAAATGTTGCGAACAAAAATCGAGAAAG atTTACTCAAAACTTATCATTGTTCCGACGCGATGTGGTTCACCTACCGAAGGTTTCAAGTTTTAATCCTG
- the LOC129909634 gene encoding ran-binding protein 16 isoform X4 gives MEIHQLEILCKQLYEATDSVIRSEAEKALVAFVSSQDALPKCQMLLDRADSSYAQLLAATTLTKLIQGLNLEQRIDIRSYILNYLATRPNLQNFVVQALVTLLAKITKYGWFDTYKNEYIFQNILEDVKKFLQQGSSEHCTIGVQILSQLVCEMNSIVEADVNLSFSKNRKIATSFRDQQLYDIFLLSCSLLVTARDNSKSLNFMDESQQALISHVLRLTKNCLSFDFIGSSTDESSDDMNSVQIPTSWRPAFLDSNTLKLFFDLYQILPNGLASYSLSCLVQMTSVRRSLFNNQERTKFLTHLLEGVKNILTNLHGLSDPDNYHEFCRLLARLKSNYQLGELITVECYPEAIQLIAKFTVQSLQMWQFAPNSVHYLLTLWQRMVASVPYVKSPEPHLLGTYTPEVTKAYITSRLEAVPVIVRDNLEDPLDDLCMVQQQLEQLSVIERCEYDKTCTLLVQHFDQKAREYQELLQSQSPNPMDVTIHELQLTWLVYIIGSAIVGRLSFNSNDEQDTMDGELVIRVLQLMGLTDNRLPQAGCEKLELAILSFLEQVRKMHICEQAQKAHVYKRLSEVFGLSDEQMLLSLINRKIITNLKYWGRSEPIITKTLMLLSELSVNFNSLRKLAKLEEIQFMLTHHTSEHFPFLGTNSSLSEMRCRTMFYTSLGRLLMFDLGEDEERFYNFLTPLTNQFESLGSVLMDGNSFPNEEAKKAIIGLARDLRGLALPLNAIAPYTMLFEWIYPDYIPILIRAVELWAHDPAVTTPVLKLFAELVHCRTQRLQGNVSSPMGILLFREASKLICIYGNRSLHLDVPRDQQYPMKLKGISICFHILKNALSGNYVNFGVFKLYRDDTLDNVLSIAAKLIMSIQQNDLLEYPKLASSYYNLLNCLSQDHITFLASLEPRAFIYILESLSKGLTALDSTIFICCCSILDCVVSYIFKQLQIKVSTFPNKKLRNITPENSQFLEVVEMNSEILQGIMSTLLNMVMSEDCKNQWSMSRPLLVLILLYEDYFRSLKENIIRSQPIDKQQTMAQWFDGLMDGIERNVANKNRERFTQNLSLFRRDVVHLPKVSSFNPENANEKFLSDDLLTTDAVEIEYMKG, from the exons ATG GAAATTCATCAGCTTGAGATTTTATGCAAGCAATTGTACGAAGCAACTGATTCAGTAATTCGTTCGGAAGCTGAAAAGGCCCTTGTTGCATTTGTTAGTAGCCAAGATGCCCTACCTAAATGTCAAATGCTTTTGGATCGAGCCGATTCAAGTTATGCACAACTTTTAGCTGCAACAACTTTAACCAAATTGATACAAGGTCTCAATTTGGAACAAAGAATCGATATAAG GAGTTACATTTTGAATTATCTTGCCACCCGcccaaatttgcaaaattttgttgtaCAAGCACTTGTCACGTTATTggctaaaataacaaaatacggcTGGTTTGATACCTAtaaaaatgaatatatttttcaaaatatccttGAAGATGTGAAGAAATTTCTCCAG CAAGGCTCATCTGAGCACTGTACAATTGGAGTACAAATTCTGTCGCAACTTGTGTGCGAAATGAATTCAATTGTTGAGGCAGATGTTAATTTGTCATTTTCAAAGAATCGCAAAATCGCCACATCTTTCCGTGACCAGCAGTTGTACGATATTTTCCTGTTGTCCTGTTCGCTTTTGGTAACAGCAAGAGACAAcagcaaaagtttaaattttatggATGAGTCCCAGCAAGC TCTTATTTCACATGTTTTGCGATTGACTAAGAATTGCTTGAGCTTTGATTTTATTGGAAGCTCCACTGATGAGTCTTCGGATGATATGAACAGTGTTCAA ATTCCTACTTCCTGGAGACCAGCATTTCTTGACTCCAATACtttgaagttattttttgaTCTCTATCAGATTCTACCAAATGGATTGGCAAGCTATTCGTTGTCTTGTTTAGTGcag atgACTTCAGTTCGTCGATCTTTATTTAACAATCAAGAacgtacaaaatttttaactcatctTCTCGAAGGCGTTAAGAATATTCTGACAAATTTACAT GGTCTTAGTGATCCAGATAATTATCACGAATTCTGCAGACTTCTTGCTCGTCTTAAATCGAACTACCAGCTGGGAGAACTCATTACAGTAGAATGTTATCCAGAAGCTATTCAGTTGATAGCAAAGTTCACTGTACAATCGTTGCAG ATGTGGCAATTCGCTCCAAATAGTGTACATTACCTGTTAACTTTATGGCAACGAATGGTCGCCTCTGTACCGTATGTTAAATCACCCGAACCCCATTTGCTTGGTACATATACACCCGAAGTAACCAAAGCGTACATAACTTCCCGATTGGAAGCTGTACCTGTGATTGTAAGAGACAACCTAGAAGATCCCCTCGACGACCTGTGTATGGTACAACAACAACTCGAGCAATTGTCGGTCATTGAACGTTGTGAATATGACAAAACCTGCACACTGTTAGTTCAACATTTTGACCAAAAGGCCCGAGAATATCAAGAATTGTTACAAAGTCAGTCACCTAATCCAATGGATGTTACCATTCATGAATTACAATTGACTTGGCTTGTGTATATCATTGGCTCGGCTATTGTAGGAAGATTGTCTTTTAATTCGAACGATGAACAAGATACTATGGATGGGGAACTTGTAATACgg gtaCTGCAACTAATGGGTCTCACAGATAATAGATTACCACAAGCCGGCTGTGAAAAACTCGAGTTGGCAATTCTTAGTTTCCTTGAACAAGTCCGTAAGATGCATATATGTGAACAAGCGCAAAAAGCGCACGTCTACAAAAGACTGTCTGAAGTATTTGGTTTAAGTGATGAACAGATGCTCTTGAGtttgataaatagaaaaat aattacaaatttaaaatactgGGGCCGTTCGGAGCCAATTATAACAAAGACCCTAATGTTGCTGTCAGAGCTATCTGTGAATTTTAATTCTCTCCGTAAATTGGCCAAGTTGGAGGAGATTCAATTTATGTTAACGCATCACACG AGCGAACACTTTCCATTTCTTGGTACAAATTCATCATTAAGCGAAATGCGCTGTCGAACAATGTTCTACACATCGCTCGGAAGGCTGTTGATGTTCGATCTTGGCGAGGATGAAGAGCGTTTCTATAATTTCCTGACACCACTTACCA aTCAATTCGAATCACTTGGATCGGTACTCATGGATGGGAATAGTTTTCCAAATGAAGAAGCGAAAAAGGCAATAATTGGATTGGCACGTGATCTTCGTGGTCTTGCATTGCCATTGAATGCTATAGCTCCGTACACAATGCTCTTCGAAtggat tTATCCAGATTATATTCCAATACTAATACGTGCCGTTGAATTGTGGGCACACGATCCAGCTGTTACAACACCAGTACTGAAACTTTTCGCTGAACTTGTGCATTGTCGAACACAACGTTTGCAAGGCAATGTTTCTAGTCCAATGGGAATTTTACTATTTCGAGAGGCCTCTAAACTCATTTGCATATACGGCAATAGGAGTCTTCATTTGGATGTGCCGCGAGATCAGCAATATCCAATGAAATTAAAAGGCATTTCCATATGTTTCCATATACTGAAGAATGCTCTAAGTGGGAATTACGTGAATTTCGGAGTGTTTAAATTATATCGTGATGATACATTGGACAATGTTTTAAGTATTGCTGCAAAATTAATCATGTCTATTCAGCAAAATGATTTGTTG gaaTATCCAAAACTTGCTTCGTCGTACTATAACCTTCTCAACTGCTTGTCGCAAGATCATATTACATTTTTGGCTTCATTGGAGCCACgagcatttatttatattttagaaaGTCTGTCAAAGGGACTAACGGCACTAG ATTCCACCATTTTTATATGCTGCTGTTCAATATTGGACTGTGTTGTGTCATATATATTTAAGCAGCTGCAAATTAAAG TTTCGACATTCCCCAACAAAAAACTCCGTAATATTACACCGGAGAACTCACAGTTCCTTGAG GTAGTTGAGATGAATTCTGAAATTCTTCAGGGCATAATGTCAACGCTGCTAAATATGGTTATGTCAGAAGACTGCAAGAATCAATGGTCTATGTCCCGTCCGCTCTTAGTACTCATTTTGCTATATGAAGACTATTTTag atcacttaaagaaaatattattcgatCGCAACCCATCGATAAGCAACAGACAATGGCACAGTGGTTTGATGGACTGATGGATGGCATTGAACGAAATGTTGCGAACAAAAATCGAGAAAG atTTACTCAAAACTTATCATTGTTCCGACGCGATGTGGTTCACCTACCGAAGGTTTCAAGTTTTAATCCTG